A stretch of Mucilaginibacter terrae DNA encodes these proteins:
- a CDS encoding conjugal transfer protein TraI gives MKRWIMIVFASLMLLFAGKQTEAQVPGAGLVTGLIKRVIVAMDLKVKQMQNKVIGLQNKQKELENKLSLGKLNEITGWLDEEKELYRSYYDELARVKSILSDYKMVRRTISLQVQLIGEYKRAWALFSQDRHFQPAELHYMGNIYNGILRESVKNLDELVLAITNAQTSMNDGERLRLISHVAGALQTNLDHLRQFNGQNAALSYNRSRNSAERQQVQRLYGLR, from the coding sequence ATGAAAAGATGGATCATGATCGTTTTCGCCTCCCTGATGCTGCTTTTCGCAGGTAAACAAACGGAGGCCCAGGTTCCGGGCGCTGGACTGGTAACGGGCCTGATCAAAAGGGTCATCGTAGCGATGGACCTGAAGGTAAAGCAAATGCAAAACAAGGTCATCGGCTTACAGAATAAGCAGAAAGAGCTGGAGAATAAACTTTCACTGGGAAAGCTCAACGAAATCACCGGATGGCTGGATGAGGAGAAAGAACTGTACCGCTCCTATTACGATGAACTGGCGAGGGTAAAGTCCATCCTATCGGATTATAAAATGGTCCGCCGGACGATTTCCCTTCAGGTGCAGCTCATCGGTGAGTATAAACGTGCCTGGGCTTTGTTCAGTCAGGACCGGCATTTCCAGCCTGCTGAATTGCACTACATGGGAAACATCTATAACGGCATTCTGCGGGAAAGTGTAAAGAACCTGGATGAACTGGTGCTGGCCATCACCAATGCGCAGACCAGCATGAACGACGGTGAACGGCTGCGGCTGATCAGTCATGTTGCCGGCGCGTTGCAAACCAACCTCGATCACCTGCGACAGTTTAACGGGCAAAATGCTGCGCTCAGCTACAACCGTTCACGCAACAGTGCGGAGCGGCAGCAGGTGCAGCGCTTATATGGATTAAGATAA
- a CDS encoding TerB family tellurite resistance protein: MKKVMFMTLFIAAMTVTNASRLKAQSVADVIKELMLDYQKLANMKNTLTHMYDGYGILNRGYNAVKGVSMENFSLHKAFLDAELLVSPAVRAYPRTGDIIRNQSDLLKEYRSVKRRSGSSDLLSYQEKRFSEQVYDKLTQASSDNIDELARVTTDSKLRMTDAERLAAIDRLFLQSQDQLSYLRKFNEQIIKTIRQRQAADSERAALRTLYGIK, encoded by the coding sequence ATGAAAAAAGTAATGTTTATGACACTGTTCATAGCAGCTATGACAGTGACAAATGCTTCCCGGCTGAAAGCGCAATCTGTTGCTGATGTCATCAAGGAACTGATGTTGGATTACCAGAAACTGGCGAACATGAAGAATACGCTCACCCACATGTATGATGGCTACGGTATCCTGAACAGGGGTTACAATGCCGTAAAAGGCGTATCCATGGAAAACTTCAGCTTGCATAAGGCATTTCTTGATGCAGAATTGCTGGTCAGTCCGGCGGTGCGGGCATACCCGCGAACTGGTGACATTATCCGCAATCAAAGCGATCTGCTCAAGGAGTACCGGTCGGTGAAACGAAGATCCGGCAGCAGTGACCTGCTGAGCTACCAGGAAAAGCGTTTTTCGGAACAGGTTTATGACAAGCTTACCCAAGCCAGTTCGGACAATATAGACGAGCTGGCCCGGGTCACCACGGACAGCAAGTTGCGGATGACCGATGCCGAGCGGCTGGCGGCCATTGACCGGCTGTTCCTACAAAGCCAGGACCAGCTCAGTTACCTGCGCAAATTCAATGAACAGATTATAAAGACCATCCGCCAGCGACAGGCTGCCGATTCGGAACGGGCGGCGCTTAGGACGTTGTACGGTATAAAATAA
- the traJ gene encoding conjugative transposon protein TraJ, with amino-acid sequence MKKILFRSALLAVPGLLLPVFCHAEGVADDLHGLQTVLAQLYDQMMPLCSGLIGVGRGIAGFATLWYIGARIWKHLAAAEPVDIYPLLRPFAIGFCIVAFPLVLGLINGLLEPVVTATNGMVRNSNASIMRLLESDPQSIQEDAVAGASTDPDKWYQYSHPDGAGGDGSPGNLISDAFSGWSIKNMARKWIAELLNVLFEAAALCLDTIRTFKLIVLSILGPLCFGLSVFDGFQHTLKQWLARYINVFMWLPIANIFGAIIAKIQENMIALSQSGELGGNSFGNTNTAYLIFLLIAIVGYFTVPSISNYIMNVGGHALLARTSALTSMAMSYVSGTIINHAQNNAGSTISNSTNSNNQQNFQQERLSGNSAKDQKA; translated from the coding sequence ATGAAAAAGATATTGTTCAGAAGCGCACTGCTGGCAGTGCCCGGGCTCCTATTGCCTGTATTTTGCCACGCTGAAGGCGTGGCCGACGATCTCCACGGTCTGCAAACTGTTCTGGCGCAGCTTTACGACCAGATGATGCCCTTATGCAGTGGCTTGATCGGCGTCGGGCGAGGCATTGCGGGCTTTGCCACACTTTGGTATATCGGTGCCAGGATCTGGAAGCATTTGGCGGCTGCCGAACCTGTCGATATCTATCCCTTGTTACGACCGTTCGCTATAGGATTCTGCATTGTGGCATTTCCGCTCGTACTCGGGCTGATCAATGGTTTGCTGGAGCCGGTCGTTACGGCAACTAACGGGATGGTCAGGAATTCTAACGCATCGATCATGCGCCTGCTGGAAAGTGATCCCCAAAGTATACAGGAAGATGCAGTGGCTGGTGCAAGCACTGACCCTGACAAATGGTATCAGTACAGCCATCCGGATGGTGCTGGCGGTGACGGATCGCCGGGCAACCTGATCTCGGACGCCTTTTCCGGCTGGAGCATAAAGAACATGGCGCGGAAGTGGATCGCGGAGTTGCTCAATGTGCTTTTTGAAGCCGCTGCTTTGTGCCTTGATACGATCAGGACTTTCAAGCTGATCGTGCTTTCCATCCTGGGACCGCTCTGTTTCGGGCTCAGCGTTTTCGATGGGTTTCAGCACACCCTCAAGCAGTGGCTGGCCCGTTACATCAACGTTTTCATGTGGTTGCCTATCGCTAACATCTTCGGGGCGATCATTGCCAAGATCCAGGAGAACATGATCGCGCTTTCCCAATCCGGCGAACTTGGGGGAAATAGTTTTGGCAATACGAACACGGCCTATCTGATCTTCCTGCTGATCGCCATCGTAGGTTATTTTACCGTTCCCAGTATATCGAACTACATCATGAATGTCGGAGGCCACGCCTTGCTGGCGCGGACGAGTGCCCTGACCTCTATGGCCATGTCCTATGTCAGCGGGACGATCATTAACCATGCGCAAAACAACGCAGGTTCCACGATCAGTAACAGCACAAACAGCAATAATCAACAGAATTTTCAGCAGGAACGCCTCTCGGGGAATTCCGCTAAAGACCAAAAAGCTTAA
- the traK gene encoding conjugative transposon protein TraK, translating to MFTKAKNIETAFRHVRAFTIVIICGSLLVAGTAVYAYLGSVTKLQNRIYILYEGKVLEATGSNRRDVLLIEAQDHIRTFHELFFRLEPDEKSNSRHLRRALYLIDDSGKEAYKNFKESNYYAGIVSNNINQKLEVDSVQVDLQQQPYHFKCFATQQIERTSSTVTRSLITEGELRKISSSENNPHGFLIQHWKTLENKDISIKNQ from the coding sequence ATGTTTACTAAAGCCAAAAATATTGAAACCGCCTTCCGCCATGTGCGTGCGTTCACGATCGTGATCATTTGTGGGAGCCTGCTGGTCGCGGGAACAGCAGTTTACGCCTACCTAGGTAGCGTTACCAAGCTACAGAACCGTATCTATATCCTCTATGAGGGCAAGGTACTGGAAGCGACCGGCAGTAACCGGCGGGATGTGTTACTGATTGAAGCACAAGATCATATCAGGACATTCCACGAGCTCTTTTTCCGCCTGGAACCCGATGAGAAGTCCAACTCCCGGCATCTTCGCCGGGCCTTATACCTGATCGATGACTCCGGTAAGGAAGCTTACAAGAACTTTAAGGAAAGCAATTATTACGCGGGAATTGTGTCCAATAACATCAATCAAAAGCTGGAGGTGGACAGTGTGCAGGTAGATCTGCAACAGCAGCCCTACCACTTCAAATGCTTTGCGACACAGCAGATCGAACGCACCTCCAGTACCGTAACACGGAGCCTGATCACCGAAGGAGAGTTGCGCAAGATCTCCAGCAGCGAGAACAACCCGCACGGCTTCCTCATCCAGCACTGGAAAACTTTGGAAAATAAGGACATCAGCATTAAAAATCAATAA
- the traM gene encoding conjugative transposon protein TraM: MNSKPITPQLQRQRKLLLLLPAIALPFLTLLFWSMKSKNDDAGHAQSAVVAGLNTHLPSAHVKDSGSVDKLSFYEQADADARRRSQERQQDPYSRTSADPLDHSAGITFNNEVPAHHPGNVEPGSTADANEQKIYARLNSITQAMNREPEPVIPKRNLRKEFRSMSDGNAARPQEDPELKQMNAIMEKLVQLQHPETVKPASPVVNAVTRQFRAIPAIIDGKQRITDNTVIRMKLLDSATVNGQFFRKGQPVFAAGMFSNQRMKLDIRSIHIGNVIYPVDLTVFDAEDGLEGVSVPDAVTNDALRNGATTGVQSMDLMNLDPSLSAQLATAGVNTAKGLFSKKVKRIKAKLQDKRPILLRVNQPVLVQQDATETPRR, encoded by the coding sequence ATGAACAGTAAACCCATAACACCGCAGTTGCAGCGTCAAAGGAAACTGCTGCTGCTTTTGCCCGCTATCGCATTACCTTTTCTGACGCTATTGTTCTGGTCAATGAAAAGCAAGAACGACGATGCCGGACATGCCCAGTCCGCAGTAGTGGCCGGGCTGAACACGCATTTGCCAAGTGCGCACGTAAAGGATAGCGGATCGGTCGACAAGCTCAGCTTCTATGAGCAGGCGGATGCGGATGCCCGCAGGCGCAGCCAGGAACGGCAGCAGGATCCGTATTCCCGTACATCAGCAGACCCGCTTGACCATTCAGCGGGCATCACATTTAACAATGAAGTCCCCGCCCACCACCCCGGTAATGTAGAGCCGGGGTCAACTGCAGACGCGAATGAGCAAAAAATATATGCAAGGCTGAACAGCATCACGCAGGCCATGAATAGGGAGCCGGAGCCGGTCATCCCCAAAAGAAACCTGCGAAAGGAATTCCGGAGCATGAGCGATGGAAATGCCGCCAGGCCGCAGGAAGACCCGGAGCTTAAACAAATGAACGCGATCATGGAGAAGCTGGTTCAGCTCCAACATCCCGAAACGGTCAAACCGGCTTCGCCCGTCGTCAATGCCGTGACCAGGCAGTTCCGGGCCATTCCTGCAATTATCGATGGAAAACAGCGGATCACCGATAACACGGTGATCAGAATGAAGCTGTTGGACAGTGCAACGGTTAATGGTCAGTTCTTCCGGAAAGGGCAACCGGTCTTCGCTGCGGGCATGTTTTCCAACCAACGCATGAAGCTTGACATCCGGTCCATTCATATTGGCAATGTGATCTATCCCGTTGACCTGACGGTATTTGACGCGGAGGATGGCCTGGAAGGGGTCAGTGTTCCGGACGCGGTCACCAATGACGCGCTGCGGAATGGTGCGACCACGGGGGTGCAGAGCATGGACCTGATGAATCTGGATCCTTCGCTATCAGCACAACTCGCGACGGCAGGCGTAAACACCGCCAAGGGGCTTTTCAGCAAGAAGGTCAAGCGAATTAAAGCAAAGTTACAGGACAAGCGTCCGATCCTGTTGCGCGTCAACCAACCGGTGCTTGTTCAGCAGGACGCAACGGAGACACCCAGGAGATAA
- a CDS encoding helix-turn-helix domain-containing protein, giving the protein MSVELMTKEDLQQFRNDLLSEIRQILSVLPDKPKEWIKSADVKRLLKVSSGTLVNLRISGQLSFSKLGGTYYYRYADLIKMIEGSVKPSLR; this is encoded by the coding sequence ATGAGTGTGGAATTAATGACAAAAGAAGATCTTCAGCAGTTCCGGAACGACCTGCTGAGTGAGATCAGGCAAATACTTTCTGTTTTACCTGATAAACCAAAGGAATGGATCAAAAGTGCTGATGTCAAGCGATTGCTCAAAGTTTCTTCAGGAACTTTGGTGAACCTTCGCATCAGCGGACAGCTGAGCTTTTCCAAACTTGGCGGGACCTATTATTACCGTTACGCTGACCTTATCAAGATGATCGAAGGTTCAGTTAAGCCTTCGTTGCGATGA
- a CDS encoding TetR/AcrR family transcriptional regulator: MRNKEQTKRKLIDTVRLIFQKEGYAGLGLNKIARIAGVDKKLIYRYFGNLDGLIEAYVMDTDYWMRFADGVRELSVPAEVQDLKKLLGAILKNQFLYFYEDQEMQQLILWELSAKSDLMRSIHHTREEMGKSLLELTDPHFKNKAVNFRAIAALLVGGIYYTILHTRHNGGMFSDVDLSTPEGRQEIIKAIDQVLDLTFSI, translated from the coding sequence ATGAGAAATAAAGAACAAACGAAGCGAAAGCTGATCGACACGGTCAGGCTGATATTTCAGAAGGAGGGGTATGCAGGTCTTGGTTTGAACAAGATAGCCCGTATTGCCGGGGTCGATAAGAAATTGATCTACCGGTACTTCGGGAACCTGGATGGCCTGATCGAGGCTTATGTGATGGATACGGATTATTGGATGCGCTTTGCCGACGGCGTCAGGGAACTGAGCGTCCCTGCGGAGGTACAAGATCTGAAAAAGCTGCTGGGAGCTATACTCAAAAATCAGTTCCTGTACTTTTATGAAGATCAGGAAATGCAACAACTCATCCTTTGGGAACTCTCAGCCAAAAGCGATTTGATGCGCAGTATCCATCATACCCGGGAGGAAATGGGCAAATCCCTGCTGGAGTTGACAGACCCTCACTTTAAAAATAAAGCCGTTAACTTCCGGGCTATCGCTGCCTTGCTGGTTGGCGGCATCTATTATACGATCCTGCACACCAGGCATAACGGCGGGATGTTCTCAGATGTCGACCTTTCCACGCCCGAGGGCCGGCAGGAGATCATCAAAGCGATTGACCAGGTGTTAGACCTGACCTTTTCGATCTGA
- a CDS encoding SDR family oxidoreductase, producing the protein MEQLNLNNELTGKTALVTGGTKGTGKAIAFRLAQAGARVIVTARNQPEVPAPGTTFIAADLTKASDARNLADRIREAFGGIDILINNLGGSATPGGGFKALTDQHWDETLQANLLAPVRLDREFLPHMLERSAGCIIHIASIQGTLPLYESTLPYAAAKAALINYSKGLSKEVSPKGVRVLTVSPGWIRTDAATRMMERIAQSSGTTVEDATQSVMDSLGGIPMGRPVEPEEVAELVGFLVSPRANYLTGTEYVIDGGTIPTL; encoded by the coding sequence ATGGAACAATTGAATTTAAATAACGAACTGACCGGTAAGACCGCATTGGTCACCGGTGGAACCAAAGGAACCGGAAAGGCCATTGCCTTCCGGCTGGCGCAGGCGGGTGCCCGCGTGATCGTCACTGCCCGTAACCAACCGGAAGTACCAGCCCCCGGTACCACCTTTATTGCCGCAGACCTGACGAAAGCAAGCGACGCCCGGAATCTTGCTGATCGCATCCGGGAAGCGTTTGGGGGTATCGATATCCTGATCAACAACCTGGGTGGTTCAGCTACCCCAGGCGGTGGTTTTAAGGCATTGACCGATCAGCATTGGGATGAAACACTCCAGGCCAACCTGCTTGCGCCGGTCCGGTTAGACCGGGAATTCCTCCCGCACATGCTGGAAAGATCGGCGGGCTGCATCATCCATATCGCATCGATACAGGGAACCTTGCCGCTGTATGAATCGACCTTGCCTTACGCTGCCGCCAAGGCTGCCCTGATCAACTATAGCAAGGGCTTATCTAAGGAAGTTTCCCCAAAGGGTGTCCGGGTACTAACGGTCTCGCCAGGCTGGATCAGAACGGATGCGGCTACGCGGATGATGGAAAGGATCGCACAAAGCTCAGGCACAACGGTGGAGGACGCGACACAAAGTGTCATGGATTCGCTGGGGGGTATTCCCATGGGTAGGCCCGTAGAACCCGAAGAGGTGGCGGAACTGGTCGGCTTCCTCGTCTCACCACGGGCTAATTACCTCACAGGAACTGAATACGTGATCGACGGTGGGACGATCCCGACCCTATGA
- a CDS encoding oxidoreductase: MKNWTENQIPDQSGRIALITGANSGIGFESARALAQKGATVIMACRSIDRGNEAMKKLLQLVPKADLSVMELDLSDLDSVRKFAASFQQAYDKLDILINNAGVMIPPYTQTKQGYELQFGTNYLGHFALTGLLFPLMKDVESSRIVTVSSLAGNNAKIDFNDLHSKSKPYKKWEAYGQSKLAELIFSFELAKRLVDANARTIAVAAHPGGSNTNLQRTTGFFLKHVLFPLLSHAPDKAVLPSLLAAVDPMATNGTYWGPSGFNELKGAPHAAKVPAVAKDPMTGMRLWKVGEELTGVRFDLRPDNHAVVGRI, from the coding sequence ATGAAAAATTGGACAGAAAATCAGATCCCAGATCAGTCTGGAAGAATAGCTTTGATCACCGGCGCTAATTCCGGTATCGGCTTTGAAAGTGCACGTGCATTGGCCCAAAAAGGGGCAACCGTGATCATGGCTTGCCGGAGCATCGACAGGGGAAACGAAGCAATGAAAAAGCTGTTGCAACTGGTACCAAAGGCAGATCTGTCGGTCATGGAACTGGACCTGTCCGATCTGGATTCGGTCCGCAAATTTGCTGCAAGCTTTCAGCAGGCTTACGATAAACTGGATATCCTGATCAATAATGCCGGCGTGATGATACCACCGTACACACAAACGAAGCAAGGTTATGAACTGCAGTTCGGAACCAATTACCTGGGCCATTTTGCACTAACCGGACTCCTGTTCCCGCTGATGAAGGACGTTGAAAGCTCCAGGATCGTCACCGTATCGAGTTTAGCTGGAAACAATGCAAAAATTGATTTTAATGATCTTCACAGCAAATCGAAGCCTTATAAAAAATGGGAGGCTTATGGCCAAAGTAAGTTGGCGGAACTGATCTTCTCCTTTGAGCTGGCGAAGCGGCTGGTGGATGCGAATGCCAGGACCATTGCTGTCGCCGCCCATCCCGGGGGATCGAACACCAACCTGCAACGCACGACCGGTTTCTTTTTGAAGCACGTCTTGTTCCCTTTATTATCGCATGCCCCGGATAAAGCGGTGCTGCCATCTTTACTTGCCGCAGTTGACCCGATGGCAACGAATGGTACGTATTGGGGACCTTCCGGATTTAACGAATTAAAAGGCGCACCTCACGCAGCCAAAGTGCCCGCAGTAGCCAAAGATCCGATGACCGGCATGCGTTTATGGAAGGTCGGTGAGGAGCTGACCGGTGTCAGGTTTGACTTGAGACCTGATAACCATGCGGTGGTTGGCCGGATCTAA
- a CDS encoding helix-turn-helix domain-containing protein: MGLPGPKHPLLSLVDNDQLKSGPAEGAKSISMRFYGLSYKEAVNGKMGYGQGYYDFDEGGMIFTAPNQVIGTYESHNSHTGKTIFFHPDLLFNYPLGKSISKYGFFDYQLYEALHLSESEKAIILGLFTNIENELSTSIDEMSQDVLVSYLEVLLSYSQRFYKRQFITRKAVNHDLLTRMEQLLNSYFDQQKPLQHGLPTVEYLAGELNVSPRYLSDMLRSLTGQNAQQHIHEKLIAKAKELLSTTSLSVAEIAYELGFERPQSLNKLFKKKLNLSPLEFRTSFN, translated from the coding sequence ATGGGATTGCCCGGGCCGAAGCACCCCTTATTAAGTTTAGTGGATAACGACCAGCTGAAGTCCGGTCCGGCGGAAGGAGCGAAGTCGATCAGCATGCGGTTCTATGGCCTTTCCTACAAAGAAGCGGTTAATGGAAAAATGGGTTACGGCCAGGGATATTATGATTTTGATGAGGGCGGGATGATCTTCACTGCACCCAATCAGGTCATCGGAACCTATGAGAGCCACAACAGCCATACCGGTAAAACGATCTTTTTTCACCCTGACCTTCTTTTTAACTACCCATTGGGTAAAAGCATCAGCAAATATGGTTTCTTCGATTACCAGCTATATGAAGCCTTGCATTTGTCGGAAAGTGAAAAAGCGATCATTTTAGGATTATTCACCAATATCGAAAATGAGCTCAGTACGTCCATTGACGAGATGAGCCAGGATGTGCTGGTTTCTTACCTGGAGGTCTTGCTCAGCTATAGCCAGCGCTTTTACAAACGGCAGTTTATCACCCGTAAAGCAGTCAATCACGATCTGCTTACCAGGATGGAACAATTACTGAATAGTTATTTCGACCAGCAAAAACCACTTCAGCATGGTTTGCCGACGGTAGAATACCTGGCAGGGGAGTTAAACGTGTCCCCCAGATACCTGAGCGACATGCTCCGTTCGCTTACCGGGCAAAATGCGCAGCAACATATTCACGAGAAATTGATCGCCAAGGCTAAAGAACTCCTCAGCACAACCAGCCTGTCCGTAGCCGAGATCGCCTACGAACTGGGCTTCGAGCGGCCGCAATCGCTGAACAAGCTGTTTAAAAAGAAACTCAATCTGTCCCCATTGGAGTTCCGCACCTCATTTAATTGA
- a CDS encoding glycosyltransferase, translating into MENLLKESLMGKTILFSNLPADGHFNPLTGIAKFLQGIGCDVRWFASRLYKDRIERLGIPYYALINAPEVNAGNLVKLVPGITTNDPLKRSNMYRSLYATNGKLYYEDIRALHEVFPFDLLICDSFFPAIPFIKHNLGIPVISIGVVPLAEDSPETAPYGLGLHPPKDDEEKSGYAELYRQMPQKFKESSDLFQALLNEADISYPGLSYENILIRSVDRYLQIGSPGFEYPRERLGANIRFIGGLLPFRPDPQENKPWFDEKLLRYDKVVLVTQGTIELDTRKLLEPTLDAFAGTDTLIIATTSGNNTDKLREKYNADNVIIEAFIPFDQVMPHVDVYVTNGGYGGVILGILYGLPMVAAGLHEGKNEVCARIAYFDLGIDLQTENPTSAQVREAVDRIFLDVKYKKAVSRLAAEFLNYDGQALVVEAIHEVLSNSRTWEYDA; encoded by the coding sequence ATGGAAAATCTATTGAAAGAAAGTTTAATGGGAAAAACGATCCTGTTTTCGAACTTGCCTGCTGACGGACACTTTAATCCGCTGACCGGCATCGCTAAATTTCTGCAGGGTATTGGCTGCGATGTAAGATGGTTTGCATCACGTTTGTACAAGGATCGAATTGAACGTTTAGGCATCCCTTATTATGCCTTGATAAATGCACCGGAAGTGAACGCCGGTAACCTTGTGAAACTGGTGCCCGGGATTACCACTAACGACCCGCTTAAACGGTCGAATATGTACCGTTCACTCTATGCAACCAACGGGAAGTTGTATTATGAGGACATTAGGGCGCTTCACGAAGTATTTCCTTTTGATCTGCTGATCTGTGATAGCTTTTTCCCCGCCATTCCCTTTATCAAACACAATCTGGGTATACCGGTGATCAGCATTGGTGTCGTGCCCCTGGCAGAGGACTCCCCGGAAACCGCACCCTATGGCCTGGGACTGCATCCGCCAAAAGATGATGAAGAAAAAAGCGGGTATGCGGAACTATACCGGCAGATGCCGCAGAAATTCAAGGAATCGAGCGACCTGTTTCAAGCGCTTTTGAACGAGGCTGATATTTCTTACCCGGGCTTGAGTTATGAAAATATCCTGATCAGGTCTGTTGACCGTTATCTTCAGATCGGATCTCCTGGCTTTGAATACCCGCGGGAGCGTTTAGGTGCCAATATCCGTTTCATCGGTGGGCTTTTACCGTTCAGGCCAGATCCGCAGGAAAACAAACCGTGGTTCGATGAGAAACTGCTTCGGTATGACAAGGTTGTACTGGTGACGCAGGGGACCATTGAACTGGACACACGTAAACTGCTGGAGCCAACCCTCGATGCCTTTGCCGGAACAGATACGCTGATCATCGCGACAACTTCAGGCAATAATACCGATAAGCTAAGGGAGAAATATAACGCCGATAATGTGATCATTGAAGCTTTTATTCCTTTCGACCAGGTCATGCCCCATGTTGATGTCTATGTGACCAACGGTGGGTATGGTGGTGTGATTTTAGGAATATTGTATGGGCTGCCCATGGTGGCAGCCGGGCTTCATGAAGGAAAAAATGAGGTTTGTGCCCGTATCGCCTATTTCGATCTGGGTATCGATCTGCAAACGGAGAACCCCACGTCCGCCCAGGTCCGGGAGGCGGTTGACCGGATCTTCCTCGATGTGAAATATAAGAAAGCGGTCAGCAGGCTCGCGGCGGAGTTTCTGAACTATGATGGACAGGCACTTGTCGTGGAAGCCATTCATGAAGTGCTGTCGAACTCACGGACCTGGGAATATGATGCCTGA